In a single window of the Pandoraea pulmonicola genome:
- a CDS encoding EscE/YscE/SsaE family type III secretion system needle protein co-chaperone has protein sequence MTIHLTRIEDRLAASPGDVANELDARLDAAQASLQRALRTPLTPAEHAHLVAQSQAVQAARAILGRMAHRYGTSYGASSMRSG, from the coding sequence ATGACGATTCATCTGACGCGCATTGAAGACCGGCTCGCCGCCTCGCCCGGCGACGTAGCCAACGAACTCGACGCCCGTCTGGACGCAGCACAGGCATCGTTGCAACGCGCGCTGCGCACGCCGCTCACGCCGGCCGAACATGCTCACCTGGTGGCGCAGTCGCAGGCGGTGCAGGCGGCGCGAGCGATTCTCGGACGCATGGCGCATCGCTACGGAACGTCATATGGCGCCTCGTCGATGCGATCCGGGTAG
- the sctI gene encoding type III secretion system inner rod subunit SctI, whose translation MTTPFTPDIATRGVAEVALAMPSLPTTSAGTADAARFEHALASAPSLPEHHLLSAAGKLAGHSERLVQRVTADERLVNDPVRMLSAQRELTERVLALEFVAKVAGAGTQGINKLVHMQ comes from the coding sequence ATGACGACCCCCTTCACACCTGACATCGCAACGCGCGGTGTTGCCGAGGTCGCGCTGGCAATGCCATCGCTGCCGACCACGTCTGCCGGCACGGCGGATGCCGCACGCTTCGAACACGCACTTGCGAGTGCGCCGTCGCTTCCCGAGCATCATCTGCTGAGCGCGGCGGGAAAACTCGCTGGCCATTCGGAGCGACTCGTGCAGCGCGTGACGGCCGACGAACGCCTGGTGAACGACCCGGTGCGCATGCTCTCCGCACAGCGCGAACTGACCGAGCGGGTGCTCGCGCTCGAGTTCGTCGCGAAGGTGGCGGGCGCGGGCACGCAAGGCATCAACAAGTTAGTGCACATGCAATGA
- the sctJ gene encoding type III secretion system inner membrane ring lipoprotein SctJ: protein MLTRWLPAAALMLALAGCKVELHRSLSETEANQMLALLLVSGLQADKRADANGMTVRIERGDFVRGVEVLRQHGMPREKRASVEDLFPSGQLVSSPVQEQAKLVFLKEQRLERMLASLDGVMVAEVSIAQVPTDSAGRATLPPGVAVFMKYSPEINMTQRLTDIRSLVHDSVPGVTPERISIVLQPADYRLPRAALEAREAQLGQRAAIGAWGWVSLAIAGVALLGGGTVILRRRGAWTIRPGGRTNRTADAP from the coding sequence ATGCTCACGCGATGGCTTCCCGCTGCCGCGCTCATGTTGGCGCTCGCAGGTTGCAAGGTCGAACTGCATCGCTCGTTGAGCGAAACCGAAGCGAATCAGATGCTGGCGCTCCTGCTGGTGTCGGGGCTGCAGGCCGACAAGCGTGCCGATGCGAACGGCATGACGGTGCGCATCGAGCGTGGCGATTTCGTGCGGGGCGTGGAAGTGCTCCGTCAGCATGGGATGCCGCGCGAAAAGCGCGCTTCTGTCGAAGACCTCTTCCCGTCCGGGCAACTCGTCAGCTCGCCGGTGCAGGAGCAGGCGAAGCTGGTATTCCTCAAGGAGCAGCGACTGGAGCGCATGCTCGCGTCGCTCGACGGCGTGATGGTGGCGGAGGTTTCCATTGCACAGGTCCCGACCGATTCGGCGGGACGGGCGACATTGCCGCCGGGCGTCGCCGTGTTCATGAAGTACAGCCCCGAGATCAACATGACGCAGCGCCTGACCGATATCCGCAGTCTCGTGCACGACAGCGTGCCGGGGGTGACGCCGGAGCGCATCAGCATCGTGTTGCAGCCCGCGGACTATCGCCTGCCGCGCGCCGCGCTCGAAGCTCGGGAGGCACAACTCGGGCAGCGCGCCGCCATCGGTGCCTGGGGGTGGGTGTCGCTCGCCATCGCCGGCGTCGCGCTGCTTGGTGGCGGTACGGTGATCCTGCGCCGGCGGGGCGCTTGGACCATTCGTCCCGGCGGACGGACGAACCGCACGGCCGACGCACCATGA
- a CDS encoding two component system response regulator, producing MTGCIGVIVVEDHELLADGLCRLVERDLGWRVLARVANGIEVYRACHVHRPAVMLLDLGLPGMDGIDVIRQCVQRWPDLRILVNSASDDSERARQALDAGARAFVLKSSPSRTLIHAVYQVMRGHRFVDPAIFGNALKMVRAPHALRTPHAHDVETPEQWLTLRERQVLKLVAEGQRNRDIAQVLSISVKTVETHRLNMMRKLDAHNVADVVNWAHRLGMMM from the coding sequence ATGACGGGGTGCATCGGTGTCATCGTTGTGGAGGACCACGAACTGCTGGCGGACGGTCTGTGCCGTCTGGTCGAACGCGATCTCGGCTGGCGGGTACTGGCCAGAGTTGCCAACGGTATCGAGGTATATCGAGCCTGCCACGTGCATCGCCCCGCGGTGATGTTGCTCGATCTCGGCTTGCCCGGCATGGACGGCATCGATGTGATCCGTCAGTGCGTGCAGCGCTGGCCGGACCTGCGCATTCTCGTGAATTCCGCCAGCGACGACAGCGAACGTGCGCGCCAGGCGCTCGACGCCGGCGCCCGCGCGTTCGTGCTCAAGAGCAGTCCGAGCCGAACACTGATCCATGCCGTGTATCAGGTCATGCGCGGCCATCGCTTCGTCGACCCGGCGATCTTCGGCAACGCGCTCAAGATGGTCCGGGCGCCGCATGCGCTTCGTACGCCTCACGCGCACGATGTCGAGACCCCCGAGCAGTGGCTGACCCTGCGCGAGCGCCAGGTGCTCAAGCTCGTGGCCGAGGGCCAGCGCAATCGGGACATTGCACAAGTGCTGTCGATCAGCGTGAAGACGGTGGAGACGCACCGCCTGAACATGATGCGCAAGCTCGACGCGCACAACGTGGCGGACGTCGTGAACTGGGCGCACCGCCTCGGCATGATGATGTAG
- a CDS encoding type III secretion system domain-containing protein codes for MTFPRGAAVTQLAQLIWQPGSRMDDGWWRAFEMKPWREVYRRHPVCRAHIDALLIARRGWPSTGEALRCVPPRSEAARAMLRLVPDLRRIALAYGLRALGCPDYLLLGVFRRALSPWLDAWQCDRLLLTRSEWPARSSVAPEALAGEALSTAGACLDAASASSCDEVATMGAAVRILLPPAHAPAPATIAAIDADRIWQRFSALEKMLCMSSTLH; via the coding sequence ATGACGTTTCCGAGGGGCGCCGCCGTCACGCAACTCGCCCAATTGATCTGGCAACCCGGTTCCCGGATGGACGACGGCTGGTGGCGCGCCTTCGAGATGAAGCCGTGGCGTGAGGTCTATCGCCGTCACCCGGTGTGCCGGGCCCATATCGATGCGCTGCTGATTGCCCGGCGTGGATGGCCGTCGACCGGCGAGGCGCTTCGCTGCGTGCCGCCGCGCAGCGAAGCCGCGCGCGCGATGCTGCGTCTCGTTCCCGATCTGCGTCGGATCGCGCTGGCATATGGTCTCCGCGCCCTGGGCTGTCCCGACTACCTGCTGCTCGGCGTGTTCCGTCGGGCGTTGTCGCCGTGGCTCGACGCGTGGCAATGCGACCGCCTGTTGTTGACCCGCAGCGAATGGCCGGCGCGTTCGAGCGTCGCGCCGGAGGCGCTCGCCGGCGAGGCGTTGTCCACTGCGGGGGCGTGTCTGGACGCCGCCTCGGCGTCGTCGTGCGATGAGGTCGCCACCATGGGGGCGGCGGTGCGCATTCTGCTCCCGCCAGCCCACGCGCCGGCGCCGGCGACCATCGCGGCGATCGATGCGGACAGGATCTGGCAGCGCTTCTCGGCGCTGGAGAAGATGTTATGTATGTCGTCGACTTTGCATTGA
- a CDS encoding DUF1039 domain-containing protein, with the protein MKTTPYAPLGTAEPRLDADTRQIVVELAFAGAQHGMHAEARTILGALPSLVTERDTRQWLHIALLIALGEVGAAQAYLARVDAADARGMPSTEILVQWLAAMAPVPTGGAAPSAGPPATSAAASAPSLASPSAGASALPRSLPSSSASATTS; encoded by the coding sequence ATGAAGACCACACCGTACGCGCCTTTGGGGACTGCCGAGCCGCGGCTCGACGCAGACACGCGGCAAATCGTCGTGGAACTGGCCTTCGCGGGCGCGCAGCACGGCATGCATGCCGAAGCGCGCACGATCCTCGGCGCGCTGCCGTCGCTGGTGACGGAGCGGGACACGCGTCAGTGGCTGCACATTGCGTTGCTCATCGCACTCGGCGAGGTGGGAGCGGCACAGGCCTACCTCGCACGAGTCGATGCCGCGGACGCGCGGGGGATGCCGTCGACCGAAATCCTCGTCCAATGGCTCGCCGCGATGGCGCCCGTTCCGACCGGCGGGGCAGCGCCGTCAGCGGGCCCTCCCGCAACGTCGGCGGCCGCCTCCGCGCCTTCCTTGGCTTCCCCTTCCGCCGGTGCTTCCGCCCTACCGCGTTCTCTTCCTTCTTCTTCCGCTTCCGCCACCACGTCATGA
- the sctD gene encoding type III secretion system inner membrane ring subunit SctD: protein MLTLTLLEGPLAGRPIPLPPGTFTLGDSESDVAVTLENGARIALRVDTRNVALLGPAPVWIDGMPLDVADADADVGAGGDANADAGTNAEVGAFANGTAQPAQVLPLHTVIDLAGLGVWFGDGSEPLPVPLPHRPARCTTPIPQPTTPAARETPPRRAREWQRSRTAWVAISCLSLLIASAGVAIWRTGTATVISAPPQPDALKALAARIAPGATLRTTGNAVHLSGGCLDDSVIARLRAEARWLGKALSDGTWCPENAAHSARTLLRLHGYGTANVSVAPDGVVVIGDVFVADARWRAASDALDALSLPHGWRVADGASHGFERLVRTLRDAGQLRSIDISRDRHGWRLTGALTAGRQASLKGIADTWNAASRGLPIRIEPLPSPIPTLAETGFSAPLVSIGGAADSPQLTLADGTRLAQGVRLPGGTRVIAIDPDGVSIGAHDRLFYLPLTPTLRHDDSSDAH, encoded by the coding sequence ATGCTGACGTTGACGTTGCTCGAAGGCCCGCTTGCGGGCCGTCCGATCCCGCTGCCGCCGGGCACGTTCACCCTCGGCGACAGCGAATCGGACGTCGCGGTAACGCTGGAGAACGGCGCGCGCATTGCGCTGCGCGTCGATACGCGAAACGTGGCCTTGCTTGGCCCCGCGCCGGTGTGGATCGACGGCATGCCACTGGATGTGGCGGACGCTGATGCCGATGTTGGCGCGGGAGGGGATGCCAATGCGGATGCCGGCACCAACGCAGAGGTCGGTGCCTTCGCAAACGGCACGGCACAGCCCGCTCAGGTGCTTCCGCTCCATACGGTGATCGATCTCGCCGGGCTGGGCGTCTGGTTCGGCGACGGCAGCGAGCCGCTGCCGGTACCGCTGCCGCACCGGCCCGCGCGATGTACGACGCCGATACCGCAACCGACAACACCTGCCGCGCGCGAGACGCCGCCGCGTCGTGCGCGCGAATGGCAGCGCTCGCGCACGGCGTGGGTCGCCATCTCCTGCCTTTCGCTCCTGATCGCATCGGCGGGCGTCGCGATCTGGCGCACGGGCACGGCCACCGTCATCTCCGCTCCGCCGCAACCCGATGCGCTGAAAGCCCTCGCCGCGCGCATCGCGCCCGGCGCCACGCTTCGCACGACGGGAAATGCCGTGCACCTGAGCGGCGGCTGCCTCGACGACAGCGTGATCGCCCGGCTGCGCGCCGAAGCACGTTGGCTCGGCAAGGCCCTGAGCGACGGGACGTGGTGTCCCGAGAACGCCGCACACTCGGCCCGCACGTTACTGCGGCTGCATGGCTACGGCACGGCAAATGTGAGCGTGGCGCCGGATGGCGTCGTCGTCATCGGCGACGTGTTCGTGGCCGACGCCCGCTGGCGCGCCGCATCCGACGCGCTCGATGCACTCTCGCTCCCGCACGGCTGGCGCGTCGCCGACGGTGCGTCGCACGGCTTCGAGCGCTTGGTGCGGACGCTGCGGGACGCCGGCCAGTTGCGCAGCATCGACATTTCGCGCGACCGCCACGGCTGGCGCCTCACCGGCGCGCTGACGGCAGGACGCCAAGCGTCGCTCAAGGGCATCGCCGATACGTGGAATGCCGCATCGCGCGGGCTGCCCATACGCATCGAGCCATTGCCCTCCCCGATTCCCACGCTCGCCGAGACGGGTTTTTCGGCACCGCTGGTCAGCATCGGCGGCGCCGCCGACTCGCCGCAGCTCACGCTGGCCGACGGTACACGTCTTGCACAAGGCGTACGCCTGCCCGGCGGCACGCGCGTGATCGCCATTGATCCCGACGGCGTTTCGATCGGTGCGCACGACCGGCTCTTCTATCTGCCATTGACTCCGACACTTCGCCATGACGATTCATCTGACGCGCATTGA
- the sctF gene encoding type III secretion system needle filament subunit SctF → MNVEEVHRSMSEGVRRMSDEANQALRTRKANDPRDMLDLQFKLQQFSTAVGLHSATIKLIKDSVMGIIAKIT, encoded by the coding sequence ATGAACGTCGAAGAGGTGCACCGCAGCATGTCGGAGGGCGTGCGCCGCATGTCCGATGAAGCCAATCAGGCCCTCCGCACGCGCAAGGCCAACGATCCGCGCGACATGCTCGACCTGCAGTTCAAGCTGCAGCAGTTCTCGACGGCGGTCGGGCTGCACAGCGCGACCATCAAGCTCATCAAGGACTCGGTGATGGGCATCATCGCGAAGATCACATGA
- a CDS encoding TyeA family type III secretion system gatekeeper subunit: MVERLPASGTPTPSTPSGNVGATSRENAALERILDDEWQALEGDGMQAARGRARAASAPPGGHRALIEAAIAQNEEAAVAESQENLGFALGVRFRRGGEHSVRDDKDRARALFQQQMHRSARVSGVQFETLRRQLRDLPFVPDPLQLIRQARLCAGHAALIVAAWLADDALDPAARLRLHQALEVLTAGEEWAIEAFAALDCGNGQAPGAALLLQLKTLFRQARTAQRSLTQWFDECRRLPDRRARLHALLQALGLELGAQRADADVTRLAAVVDDLRRVVLFLTLESGCAQSAQAVHAAGWRSCDADTMIVEVLTLFDQPWVGVEWLTQRAAHLGISSTRARYAYAHALTWLVQSAHDGCFRDETQRETLCEALDQWRTGIAEEGEAAGA; encoded by the coding sequence ATGGTTGAACGTCTGCCGGCATCCGGCACACCCACCCCTTCCACTCCATCCGGCAACGTCGGCGCGACGTCGCGGGAGAACGCGGCGCTGGAGCGCATCCTGGACGATGAGTGGCAGGCCCTCGAAGGCGATGGCATGCAGGCGGCGCGCGGCAGGGCGCGTGCGGCGTCCGCGCCACCAGGTGGCCATCGCGCATTGATCGAAGCGGCGATTGCGCAGAACGAGGAGGCAGCCGTCGCGGAGTCGCAGGAGAACCTCGGTTTTGCGCTGGGCGTGCGTTTTCGCCGTGGGGGCGAGCACAGCGTGCGCGACGACAAGGATCGCGCGCGGGCGCTCTTTCAACAGCAGATGCATCGATCGGCGCGTGTGAGCGGCGTGCAGTTCGAAACGCTGCGCCGGCAGTTGCGCGATCTGCCGTTCGTTCCCGATCCGCTGCAGTTGATCCGGCAGGCACGGCTTTGCGCGGGGCATGCCGCGTTGATCGTGGCGGCGTGGCTTGCCGACGATGCGCTCGATCCCGCCGCGCGCCTGCGTCTTCATCAAGCCCTCGAGGTGCTGACCGCGGGCGAGGAGTGGGCGATCGAGGCGTTCGCCGCACTGGATTGTGGTAACGGACAGGCGCCCGGCGCGGCGCTGTTGCTGCAGCTAAAGACATTGTTCCGGCAGGCGCGGACGGCGCAGCGATCCCTGACGCAATGGTTCGACGAATGCCGCAGGCTTCCGGATCGTCGCGCCCGCTTGCACGCACTGTTGCAGGCGCTGGGACTCGAACTCGGCGCGCAGCGCGCCGATGCGGACGTGACGCGTCTGGCGGCCGTCGTCGACGATCTTCGGCGAGTCGTGCTGTTCCTCACGCTGGAGTCGGGTTGCGCGCAATCGGCGCAGGCCGTTCACGCCGCGGGGTGGCGGTCGTGCGATGCCGATACGATGATCGTCGAGGTGCTGACCCTGTTCGATCAACCCTGGGTGGGGGTCGAATGGCTGACGCAGCGCGCGGCGCATCTGGGCATCTCCTCGACAAGGGCGCGCTATGCGTATGCCCATGCGCTGACGTGGCTGGTGCAATCGGCGCACGACGGGTGCTTCCGTGACGAAACGCAAAGAGAGACGCTGTGTGAAGCGTTGGATCAGTGGCGTACGGGGATTGCGGAGGAGGGGGAGGCGGCGGGCGCATGA
- a CDS encoding helix-turn-helix transcriptional regulator — protein sequence MSTVRFLISRYDIKLKVNGLVQTLPAGSMTATSSDAAIECAGPVVSHDFHACDLQALYPDVVDLLDRRPLGVFHRQAARTLLLEPTMVDVALALQHVDRMAMLRFFYVYCLCRDQRYYSAMLRQTIAGSHSLFDFVEANFHRPWPVGRLAEEFGMPLRKFRYLFQQTYGMPAKQWLLERRLRLARDLLLSTRHKVLDIALECGFTNHAHFTDTFRKRFDCAPTEIRLGTPPLRGGRRIAMPRADAYAAMRADLVGSHGVTADGGVQ from the coding sequence ATGAGTACGGTGCGATTTCTGATCAGCCGCTACGACATCAAGCTGAAAGTAAACGGCCTTGTGCAAACGCTGCCAGCCGGGAGCATGACCGCGACCAGTTCGGACGCCGCGATCGAATGCGCGGGGCCCGTGGTGTCACACGATTTCCATGCCTGCGATCTGCAGGCGTTGTACCCCGACGTCGTCGATCTTCTCGATCGGCGCCCGCTCGGCGTTTTCCATCGACAAGCGGCGCGCACGCTCCTCCTGGAGCCGACCATGGTCGACGTCGCCCTCGCGCTGCAGCACGTCGATCGCATGGCGATGCTCCGCTTCTTCTACGTCTATTGCCTGTGTCGCGATCAGCGGTACTACTCGGCCATGCTGCGCCAGACCATCGCGGGCAGTCACTCGCTGTTCGACTTCGTCGAGGCCAATTTCCATCGGCCGTGGCCGGTCGGACGTCTCGCCGAGGAGTTCGGCATGCCGCTGCGCAAGTTCCGTTATCTGTTCCAGCAGACCTACGGCATGCCGGCAAAGCAGTGGCTGCTGGAGCGGCGTTTGCGGCTTGCGCGCGATTTGCTGCTCTCTACGCGTCACAAGGTGCTCGACATCGCGCTCGAGTGCGGCTTCACCAATCACGCGCATTTCACCGATACGTTCCGCAAACGCTTCGACTGCGCGCCGACGGAGATCCGGCTCGGCACGCCGCCGCTGCGTGGCGGGCGGCGCATTGCGATGCCGCGCGCCGACGCCTACGCGGCGATGCGCGCTGACCTCGTGGGCAGCCACGGGGTGACGGCCGATGGAGGTGTGCAATGA
- a CDS encoding EscC/YscC/HrcC family type III secretion system outer membrane ring protein yields the protein MRTLRPRRAPVLFATGLLWTTFAAIAAGPAASLASVASTAAPIASSAPVWRGGPFVFQSAGTPLAELLRDFGAHHGIPTIVSAQVGDRFIGTLPARSAQATLDALSERYRLSWYFNGQTLNIYKSSEASRRVMSLRYASPSDLLAHLRNAGVLHARHCVARAIPATRALEIAGVPACIDTVAMLARHVERDAREQQESEETIKIFPLKFATADDTRYFYRGQEVVVPGVVSVLKDLILGAGSLVATATAASADTYAMNGINSINGVNNVDGNDSAAPVARTGTPRFSADPRRNAVIVRERRRNLPIYDDLIAQLDVRPRLVDISVAIIDVNASDIAELGVDFSGSARLGGFGRVALNGQAQDGDSSTFTTVVGDTNKFMLNLSALERNSKARVLSRPSIVTLDNMQAVLDRSVTFYTKVSGEKVAKLESVTTGSLLRVTPRLVPDEGEGREQVMLTLNIEDGGEARSERNARSEVPSIRNSSIATHATLQAGQSLLLGGFVQDAQHEQERKIPLLGDLPFIGRLFSSTSNRNDSVMRLFLIKAEPSAGLPST from the coding sequence ATGCGCACGCTCCGCCCGCGCCGCGCCCCCGTCCTGTTCGCCACAGGTCTGCTGTGGACGACGTTCGCGGCCATCGCAGCCGGTCCGGCGGCCTCGCTCGCGTCCGTCGCATCGACGGCAGCGCCGATCGCGAGCAGCGCGCCGGTGTGGCGCGGCGGTCCGTTCGTCTTCCAGAGCGCGGGCACGCCGCTCGCCGAACTCCTGCGCGACTTCGGCGCGCATCATGGCATCCCGACGATCGTCAGCGCGCAGGTCGGCGATCGCTTCATCGGCACGCTGCCGGCGCGCTCCGCGCAGGCCACGCTCGACGCGCTTTCGGAACGTTATCGGCTTTCGTGGTACTTCAACGGCCAGACGCTGAACATCTATAAGTCCAGCGAAGCGTCGAGACGCGTGATGTCGTTGCGATATGCGTCGCCATCCGATCTGCTCGCGCACCTGCGCAACGCCGGTGTGCTCCATGCGAGACACTGTGTAGCGCGGGCGATTCCGGCGACTCGCGCGCTGGAGATCGCGGGCGTTCCCGCCTGCATCGATACGGTCGCGATGCTCGCCCGGCACGTCGAGCGCGACGCCCGCGAGCAGCAGGAGAGCGAAGAGACCATCAAGATATTTCCCCTGAAATTCGCGACCGCGGACGACACGAGGTACTTTTATCGCGGGCAGGAAGTCGTCGTACCGGGCGTGGTCAGCGTACTGAAAGACCTGATTCTCGGCGCCGGTTCGCTGGTCGCCACCGCGACGGCCGCCTCCGCCGACACCTACGCCATGAACGGCATCAACAGCATCAACGGCGTCAACAACGTCGACGGCAACGACTCCGCCGCGCCAGTCGCCCGCACGGGGACGCCGCGCTTTTCGGCCGATCCGCGGCGCAATGCGGTCATCGTGCGCGAGCGTCGCCGAAACCTGCCGATCTACGACGACCTGATCGCACAGCTCGACGTGCGGCCGCGTCTGGTCGACATCTCGGTAGCGATCATCGATGTGAATGCGAGCGACATCGCCGAGCTCGGCGTCGATTTCTCCGGCAGCGCACGGCTGGGCGGCTTCGGTCGCGTGGCGCTCAACGGCCAGGCGCAGGACGGGGACTCGAGCACCTTCACGACGGTGGTCGGGGACACCAACAAGTTCATGCTCAACCTGAGCGCGCTGGAGCGGAATTCGAAGGCGCGGGTGCTGTCGCGCCCGTCCATCGTCACGCTCGATAACATGCAGGCGGTGCTCGATCGCAGCGTCACGTTCTATACGAAGGTCTCGGGCGAGAAGGTGGCGAAACTCGAGAGCGTGACGACCGGATCGTTGCTGCGCGTTACGCCGCGACTCGTGCCCGACGAAGGCGAAGGGCGGGAGCAGGTGATGCTCACGCTCAACATCGAAGACGGCGGCGAAGCGCGCAGCGAACGCAACGCGCGTAGCGAGGTACCGTCGATCCGCAACTCGTCGATCGCGACGCACGCGACGCTGCAAGCGGGCCAGAGCCTGCTGCTCGGCGGCTTCGTGCAGGACGCGCAGCACGAGCAGGAACGCAAGATCCCGTTGCTCGGCGACCTGCCGTTCATCGGACGGCTGTTCAGCTCGACGAGCAACCGCAACGACAGCGTCATGCGGCTGTTTCTGATCAAGGCGGAGCCGTCGGCGGGTCTGCCGAGCACGTGA